One Vespa crabro chromosome 4, iyVesCrab1.2, whole genome shotgun sequence DNA segment encodes these proteins:
- the LOC124423789 gene encoding casein kinase I-like isoform X1, producing the protein MELRVGNKYRLGRKIGSGSFGDIYLGTNISTGEEVAIKLECIKTRHPQLHIESKFYKMMQGGVGIPTIKWCGSEGDYNVMVMELLGPSLEDLFNFCSRRFTLKTVLLLADQLISRTDYIHSRNFIHRDIKPDNFLMGLGKKGNLVYIIDFGLAKKYRDGRTHKHIPYRENKNLTGTARYASINTHLGIEQSRRDDLESLGYVLMYFNRGSLPWQGLKAATKRQKYERISEKKMSTPIEELCKGYPIEFGSYLKYCRALRFEERPDYSYLRQLFRTLFHGQGFTYDYVFDWNMLKFGNTRQQTLPSVQQTPMHSQPTNAALPSGTNNEQEHRSRPYTRQCLANASVATMGQTVGGTSSNLRTIRQKRREALDAHGDQDNQDKSDLQASGAGGQERRVSMRLHRRDAASAAGEMQSKSKKRQCDGNGPTHPGGQAGKRSTQQVNQQQQ; encoded by the exons ATGGAGCTCCGCGTTGGAAATAAGTACCGGCTCGGACGGAAAATCGGGAGCGGCTCCTTCGGGGATATTTATCTGG GTACCAACATCTCAACTGGCGAGGAAGTCGCCATCAAACTGGAATGCATAAAAACACGGCATCCCCAACTTCACATAGAATCGAAATTCTATAAAATGATGCAAGGAGGAG TTGGTATTCCTACGATAAAGTGGTGTGGTTCAGAAGGAGACTATAATGTAATGGTAATGGAATTACTTGGTCCATCGTTGGaggatttatttaatttttgttcccGGCGATTTACATTAAAGACTGTGTTACTCCTTGCGGATCAATTG ATAAGTAGAACAGATTATATCCACAGTCGAAACTTCATCCATCGAGATATCAAGCCAGATAATTTTTTGATGGGTctaggaaagaaaggaaatctCGTATACATCATAGATTTTGGTTTAGCTAAAAAATATCGCGATGGtcgcacacacaaacatataccttatcgagaaaacaaaaatttaactGGAACAGCCAG ATACGCGAGTATAAACACACATTTGGGAATTGAACAGTCACGGCGAGACGATCTTGAATCTCTAGGATATGTTCTCATGTATTTCAACAGAGGTAGTTTACCGTGGCAAGGATTAAAAGCAGCTACGAAAAGGCAAAAATACGAGCGTATTTCAGAAAAGAAGATGTCAACGCCCATCGAAGAATTATGCAAGGGTTATCCTA TCGAATTTGGCTCCTATCTGAAGTACTGTCGGGCACTAAGATTTGAGGAAAGGCCTGATTATTCGTATCTTCGGCAACTCTTCCGGACATTATTCCATGGTCAGGGCTTCACATACGATTATGTCTTCGATTGGAATATGTTGAAATTTGGTAATACCAGACAACAAACCTTGCCTTCGGTGCAGCAGACACCAATGCACTCTCAACCGACAAATGCAGCGCTGCCATCTGGAACCAATAATGAACAGGAGCATAGATCAAG GCCGTACACTCGACAGTGTCTGGCAAATGCGTCGGTTGCAACAATGGGTCAAACGGTAGGGGGAACGTCGTCGAATCTGAGAACCATACGGCAAAAGCGCCGCGAAGCGTTGGATGCTCATGGTGACCAGGACAATCAGGACAAGAGCGATCTGCAAG CATCGGGTGCAGGTGGCCAAGAACGAAGGGTCAGCATGCGGTTGCACCGTAGAGATGCAGCTTCAGCTGCAGGAGAAATGCAGTCCAAATCCAA GAAGCGCCAATGCGACGGCAATGGCCCCACCCACCCTGGTGGCCAGGCGGGCAAGCGTTCCACACAACAAGTGAACCAGCAACAGCAATAG
- the LOC124423789 gene encoding casein kinase I-like isoform X3, producing the protein MELRVGNKYRLGRKIGSGSFGDIYLGTNISTGEEVAIKLECIKTRHPQLHIESKFYKMMQGGVGIPTIKWCGSEGDYNVMVMELLGPSLEDLFNFCSRRFTLKTVLLLADQLISRTDYIHSRNFIHRDIKPDNFLMGLGKKGNLVYIIDFGLAKKYRDGRTHKHIPYRENKNLTGTARYASINTHLGIEQSRRDDLESLGYVLMYFNRGSLPWQGLKAATKRQKYERISEKKMSTPIEELCKGYPIEFGSYLKYCRALRFEERPDYSYLRQLFRTLFHGQGFTYDYVFDWNMLKFGNTRQQTLPSVQQTPMHSQPTNAALPSGTNNEQEHRSRPYTRQCLANASVATMGQTVGGTSSNLRTIRQKRREALDAHGDQDNQDKSDLQASGAGGQERRVSMRLHRRDAASAAGEMQSKSNANATAMAPPTLVARRASVPHNK; encoded by the exons ATGGAGCTCCGCGTTGGAAATAAGTACCGGCTCGGACGGAAAATCGGGAGCGGCTCCTTCGGGGATATTTATCTGG GTACCAACATCTCAACTGGCGAGGAAGTCGCCATCAAACTGGAATGCATAAAAACACGGCATCCCCAACTTCACATAGAATCGAAATTCTATAAAATGATGCAAGGAGGAG TTGGTATTCCTACGATAAAGTGGTGTGGTTCAGAAGGAGACTATAATGTAATGGTAATGGAATTACTTGGTCCATCGTTGGaggatttatttaatttttgttcccGGCGATTTACATTAAAGACTGTGTTACTCCTTGCGGATCAATTG ATAAGTAGAACAGATTATATCCACAGTCGAAACTTCATCCATCGAGATATCAAGCCAGATAATTTTTTGATGGGTctaggaaagaaaggaaatctCGTATACATCATAGATTTTGGTTTAGCTAAAAAATATCGCGATGGtcgcacacacaaacatataccttatcgagaaaacaaaaatttaactGGAACAGCCAG ATACGCGAGTATAAACACACATTTGGGAATTGAACAGTCACGGCGAGACGATCTTGAATCTCTAGGATATGTTCTCATGTATTTCAACAGAGGTAGTTTACCGTGGCAAGGATTAAAAGCAGCTACGAAAAGGCAAAAATACGAGCGTATTTCAGAAAAGAAGATGTCAACGCCCATCGAAGAATTATGCAAGGGTTATCCTA TCGAATTTGGCTCCTATCTGAAGTACTGTCGGGCACTAAGATTTGAGGAAAGGCCTGATTATTCGTATCTTCGGCAACTCTTCCGGACATTATTCCATGGTCAGGGCTTCACATACGATTATGTCTTCGATTGGAATATGTTGAAATTTGGTAATACCAGACAACAAACCTTGCCTTCGGTGCAGCAGACACCAATGCACTCTCAACCGACAAATGCAGCGCTGCCATCTGGAACCAATAATGAACAGGAGCATAGATCAAG GCCGTACACTCGACAGTGTCTGGCAAATGCGTCGGTTGCAACAATGGGTCAAACGGTAGGGGGAACGTCGTCGAATCTGAGAACCATACGGCAAAAGCGCCGCGAAGCGTTGGATGCTCATGGTGACCAGGACAATCAGGACAAGAGCGATCTGCAAG CATCGGGTGCAGGTGGCCAAGAACGAAGGGTCAGCATGCGGTTGCACCGTAGAGATGCAGCTTCAGCTGCAGGAGAAATGCAGTCCAAATCCAA CGCCAATGCGACGGCAATGGCCCCACCCACCCTGGTGGCCAGGCGGGCAAGCGTTCCACACAACAAGTGA
- the LOC124423789 gene encoding casein kinase I-like isoform X4, whose product MELRVGNKYRLGRKIGSGSFGDIYLGTNISTGEEVAIKLECIKTRHPQLHIESKFYKMMQGGVGIPTIKWCGSEGDYNVMVMELLGPSLEDLFNFCSRRFTLKTVLLLADQLISRTDYIHSRNFIHRDIKPDNFLMGLGKKGNLVYIIDFGLAKKYRDGRTHKHIPYRENKNLTGTARYASINTHLGIEQSRRDDLESLGYVLMYFNRGSLPWQGLKAATKRQKYERISEKKMSTPIEELCKGYPIEFGSYLKYCRALRFEERPDYSYLRQLFRTLFHGQGFTYDYVFDWNMLKFGNTRQQTLPSVQQTPMHSQPTNAALPSGTNNEQEHRSRPYTRQCLANASVATMGQTVGGTSSNLRTIRQKRREALDAHGDQDNQDKSDLQASGAGGQERRVSMRLHRRDAASAAGEMQSKSKY is encoded by the exons ATGGAGCTCCGCGTTGGAAATAAGTACCGGCTCGGACGGAAAATCGGGAGCGGCTCCTTCGGGGATATTTATCTGG GTACCAACATCTCAACTGGCGAGGAAGTCGCCATCAAACTGGAATGCATAAAAACACGGCATCCCCAACTTCACATAGAATCGAAATTCTATAAAATGATGCAAGGAGGAG TTGGTATTCCTACGATAAAGTGGTGTGGTTCAGAAGGAGACTATAATGTAATGGTAATGGAATTACTTGGTCCATCGTTGGaggatttatttaatttttgttcccGGCGATTTACATTAAAGACTGTGTTACTCCTTGCGGATCAATTG ATAAGTAGAACAGATTATATCCACAGTCGAAACTTCATCCATCGAGATATCAAGCCAGATAATTTTTTGATGGGTctaggaaagaaaggaaatctCGTATACATCATAGATTTTGGTTTAGCTAAAAAATATCGCGATGGtcgcacacacaaacatataccttatcgagaaaacaaaaatttaactGGAACAGCCAG ATACGCGAGTATAAACACACATTTGGGAATTGAACAGTCACGGCGAGACGATCTTGAATCTCTAGGATATGTTCTCATGTATTTCAACAGAGGTAGTTTACCGTGGCAAGGATTAAAAGCAGCTACGAAAAGGCAAAAATACGAGCGTATTTCAGAAAAGAAGATGTCAACGCCCATCGAAGAATTATGCAAGGGTTATCCTA TCGAATTTGGCTCCTATCTGAAGTACTGTCGGGCACTAAGATTTGAGGAAAGGCCTGATTATTCGTATCTTCGGCAACTCTTCCGGACATTATTCCATGGTCAGGGCTTCACATACGATTATGTCTTCGATTGGAATATGTTGAAATTTGGTAATACCAGACAACAAACCTTGCCTTCGGTGCAGCAGACACCAATGCACTCTCAACCGACAAATGCAGCGCTGCCATCTGGAACCAATAATGAACAGGAGCATAGATCAAG GCCGTACACTCGACAGTGTCTGGCAAATGCGTCGGTTGCAACAATGGGTCAAACGGTAGGGGGAACGTCGTCGAATCTGAGAACCATACGGCAAAAGCGCCGCGAAGCGTTGGATGCTCATGGTGACCAGGACAATCAGGACAAGAGCGATCTGCAAG CATCGGGTGCAGGTGGCCAAGAACGAAGGGTCAGCATGCGGTTGCACCGTAGAGATGCAGCTTCAGCTGCAGGAGAAATGCAGTCCAAATCCAA
- the LOC124423789 gene encoding casein kinase I-like isoform X5 encodes MELRVGNKYRLGRKIGSGSFGDIYLGTNISTGEEVAIKLECIKTRHPQLHIESKFYKMMQGGVGIPTIKWCGSEGDYNVMVMELLGPSLEDLFNFCSRRFTLKTVLLLADQLISRTDYIHSRNFIHRDIKPDNFLMGLGKKGNLVYIIDFGLAKKYRDGRTHKHIPYRENKNLTGTARYASINTHLGIEQSRRDDLESLGYVLMYFNRGSLPWQGLKAATKRQKYERISEKKMSTPIEELCKGYPIEFGSYLKYCRALRFEERPDYSYLRQLFRTLFHGQGFTYDYVFDWNMLKFGNTRQQTLPSVQQTPMHSQPTNAALPSGTNNEQEHRSRPYTRQCLANASVATMGQTVGGTSSNLRTIRQKRREALDAHGDQDNQDKSDLQGIRRVKRRKTKASNATSSSVNKNEN; translated from the exons ATGGAGCTCCGCGTTGGAAATAAGTACCGGCTCGGACGGAAAATCGGGAGCGGCTCCTTCGGGGATATTTATCTGG GTACCAACATCTCAACTGGCGAGGAAGTCGCCATCAAACTGGAATGCATAAAAACACGGCATCCCCAACTTCACATAGAATCGAAATTCTATAAAATGATGCAAGGAGGAG TTGGTATTCCTACGATAAAGTGGTGTGGTTCAGAAGGAGACTATAATGTAATGGTAATGGAATTACTTGGTCCATCGTTGGaggatttatttaatttttgttcccGGCGATTTACATTAAAGACTGTGTTACTCCTTGCGGATCAATTG ATAAGTAGAACAGATTATATCCACAGTCGAAACTTCATCCATCGAGATATCAAGCCAGATAATTTTTTGATGGGTctaggaaagaaaggaaatctCGTATACATCATAGATTTTGGTTTAGCTAAAAAATATCGCGATGGtcgcacacacaaacatataccttatcgagaaaacaaaaatttaactGGAACAGCCAG ATACGCGAGTATAAACACACATTTGGGAATTGAACAGTCACGGCGAGACGATCTTGAATCTCTAGGATATGTTCTCATGTATTTCAACAGAGGTAGTTTACCGTGGCAAGGATTAAAAGCAGCTACGAAAAGGCAAAAATACGAGCGTATTTCAGAAAAGAAGATGTCAACGCCCATCGAAGAATTATGCAAGGGTTATCCTA TCGAATTTGGCTCCTATCTGAAGTACTGTCGGGCACTAAGATTTGAGGAAAGGCCTGATTATTCGTATCTTCGGCAACTCTTCCGGACATTATTCCATGGTCAGGGCTTCACATACGATTATGTCTTCGATTGGAATATGTTGAAATTTGGTAATACCAGACAACAAACCTTGCCTTCGGTGCAGCAGACACCAATGCACTCTCAACCGACAAATGCAGCGCTGCCATCTGGAACCAATAATGAACAGGAGCATAGATCAAG GCCGTACACTCGACAGTGTCTGGCAAATGCGTCGGTTGCAACAATGGGTCAAACGGTAGGGGGAACGTCGTCGAATCTGAGAACCATACGGCAAAAGCGCCGCGAAGCGTTGGATGCTCATGGTGACCAGGACAATCAGGACAAGAGCGATCTGCAAG
- the LOC124423789 gene encoding casein kinase I-like isoform X2, whose amino-acid sequence MELRVGNKYRLGRKIGSGSFGDIYLGTNISTGEEVAIKLECIKTRHPQLHIESKFYKMMQGGVGIPTIKWCGSEGDYNVMVMELLGPSLEDLFNFCSRRFTLKTVLLLADQLISRTDYIHSRNFIHRDIKPDNFLMGLGKKGNLVYIIDFGLAKKYRDGRTHKHIPYRENKNLTGTARYASINTHLGIEQSRRDDLESLGYVLMYFNRGSLPWQGLKAATKRQKYERISEKKMSTPIEELCKGYPIEFGSYLKYCRALRFEERPDYSYLRQLFRTLFHGQGFTYDYVFDWNMLKFGNTRQQTLPSVQQTPMHSQPTNAALPSGTNNEQEHRSRPYTRQCLANASVATMGQTVGGTSSNLRTIRQKRREALDAHGDQDNQDKSDLQASGAGGQERRVSMRLHRRDAASAAGEMQSKSNFGSANATAMAPPTLVARRASVPHNK is encoded by the exons ATGGAGCTCCGCGTTGGAAATAAGTACCGGCTCGGACGGAAAATCGGGAGCGGCTCCTTCGGGGATATTTATCTGG GTACCAACATCTCAACTGGCGAGGAAGTCGCCATCAAACTGGAATGCATAAAAACACGGCATCCCCAACTTCACATAGAATCGAAATTCTATAAAATGATGCAAGGAGGAG TTGGTATTCCTACGATAAAGTGGTGTGGTTCAGAAGGAGACTATAATGTAATGGTAATGGAATTACTTGGTCCATCGTTGGaggatttatttaatttttgttcccGGCGATTTACATTAAAGACTGTGTTACTCCTTGCGGATCAATTG ATAAGTAGAACAGATTATATCCACAGTCGAAACTTCATCCATCGAGATATCAAGCCAGATAATTTTTTGATGGGTctaggaaagaaaggaaatctCGTATACATCATAGATTTTGGTTTAGCTAAAAAATATCGCGATGGtcgcacacacaaacatataccttatcgagaaaacaaaaatttaactGGAACAGCCAG ATACGCGAGTATAAACACACATTTGGGAATTGAACAGTCACGGCGAGACGATCTTGAATCTCTAGGATATGTTCTCATGTATTTCAACAGAGGTAGTTTACCGTGGCAAGGATTAAAAGCAGCTACGAAAAGGCAAAAATACGAGCGTATTTCAGAAAAGAAGATGTCAACGCCCATCGAAGAATTATGCAAGGGTTATCCTA TCGAATTTGGCTCCTATCTGAAGTACTGTCGGGCACTAAGATTTGAGGAAAGGCCTGATTATTCGTATCTTCGGCAACTCTTCCGGACATTATTCCATGGTCAGGGCTTCACATACGATTATGTCTTCGATTGGAATATGTTGAAATTTGGTAATACCAGACAACAAACCTTGCCTTCGGTGCAGCAGACACCAATGCACTCTCAACCGACAAATGCAGCGCTGCCATCTGGAACCAATAATGAACAGGAGCATAGATCAAG GCCGTACACTCGACAGTGTCTGGCAAATGCGTCGGTTGCAACAATGGGTCAAACGGTAGGGGGAACGTCGTCGAATCTGAGAACCATACGGCAAAAGCGCCGCGAAGCGTTGGATGCTCATGGTGACCAGGACAATCAGGACAAGAGCGATCTGCAAG CATCGGGTGCAGGTGGCCAAGAACGAAGGGTCAGCATGCGGTTGCACCGTAGAGATGCAGCTTCAGCTGCAGGAGAAATGCAGTCCAAATCCAA TTTTGGAAGCGCCAATGCGACGGCAATGGCCCCACCCACCCTGGTGGCCAGGCGGGCAAGCGTTCCACACAACAAGTGA